In Amycolatopsis sulphurea, one genomic interval encodes:
- a CDS encoding non-ribosomal peptide synthetase, which produces MSDLFPVSSAQERLLLADRVDPGGTQYSIVDCVITDAGVDPDRLTEALRQLVRAHESLRTTFTWDNAVALQRVHSWLAPSITRHSPVSESELDVIVLDYLSQPFDLAQGPLVRCLLVPLNDGRWAIALAVHHIVADGWSMRLLLDELSRRYLGAATSSSEQGVQRLEYADYAVWQQAQLGTHQYRLSLAYWTRRLEDAPEHLALPWDRPRPAVQTSDGNTLRFRIDADTTNQVAELARRLRVTPFVVYLAAYQVFLARLAGQDDLVIGLPVANRDRPELSEVVGFFVNTVPIRARIPAELTFADLVAAVDESVRSSEPHHGVPLEDIVAAVAPRRDPRYNPLFQVLFSWNEDPGLRELGGRPVSPRRPALPIAKFDLSLALAADNEGVLATFEFRTQLLSTPTVSWWSKAFLTLLGDLVAAPQQRIGVARLLAGASEREVVALGTGPVIEVPDVAVHRLFEQSARRFPEQTAVWHQRASLTYRDLDERANQLAATLLARGLGPGAWVGICVERSIDMCVAALGVLKAGAAYVPLDPSYPSARLEFMSTDSGCTHVLVSEQTAARLTASPAQLLPVTDLTRTVRDCHGGAEADDPAYLIYTSGSTGTPKGVVVTHRSVTNLAIGQGPVFGLTATDRVLQFASLSFDVSVAEMWLTWAAGATLVLLDEHQRLGASLAEHLRTAEASVLIAPPTALSSLDPAAHPELRLVITTGEPCPPSLVQPWASGRRFVNAYGPTETTVWASTMDLTPDDRPLIGRALPNTRIHVLDSRLRSVPPGVSGEVFIGGTGVARGYHDRPVLTAERFVDSPDGAGRLYRTGDIGKLLADGTIQLAGRCDDQVKLHGFRIELGEIEHVVAMHPAVRRAVACVEYASEPRLVVHIVTDNAEVPSKLRDWLTDRVPAHLVPSAIASLPEVPLTPAGKIDRSALPEIAPERPALGTGYVAPSTQLEEQLAAIWSSVLSVDRVGVYDNFFDLGGNSLLLLRVHEKTVALHPELRITDLFQHPTVAALARGLTDTIRPVTADAGRDRRAAALNRRRGARSWT; this is translated from the coding sequence ATGAGTGACCTGTTCCCGGTTTCCTCCGCGCAAGAAAGACTTCTGCTGGCCGATCGGGTCGACCCAGGCGGAACACAGTACTCCATCGTCGACTGCGTGATCACCGACGCCGGCGTCGACCCCGACCGGTTGACCGAAGCGCTACGACAGCTGGTCCGAGCACACGAATCACTGCGAACGACCTTTACCTGGGACAATGCGGTCGCACTCCAGCGTGTTCACTCGTGGTTGGCGCCGAGCATCACGCGGCACTCCCCTGTCTCCGAATCGGAACTCGACGTGATCGTGCTGGATTACCTGTCCCAGCCGTTCGACCTGGCCCAAGGTCCACTGGTGCGCTGTCTCCTGGTCCCTTTGAATGACGGGCGCTGGGCGATCGCGCTGGCAGTACATCACATCGTGGCCGACGGCTGGTCCATGCGACTGTTGCTCGACGAGCTGTCCCGCCGCTACCTCGGCGCCGCCACCTCGTCGTCTGAACAGGGCGTCCAACGGCTCGAATATGCGGACTACGCAGTCTGGCAACAGGCTCAGCTGGGCACCCACCAGTATCGGCTCAGCCTCGCCTACTGGACCCGGCGGCTCGAGGACGCACCGGAACATCTGGCGCTGCCTTGGGACCGCCCTCGGCCAGCCGTTCAGACCTCAGACGGCAATACGCTCAGGTTCCGGATCGACGCCGACACCACCAACCAGGTCGCCGAGCTAGCCCGCCGGTTGCGAGTCACTCCGTTCGTCGTCTACCTCGCCGCGTACCAGGTGTTTCTGGCTCGCTTGGCCGGGCAAGACGATCTGGTGATCGGCCTGCCGGTGGCCAACCGGGACAGGCCTGAGCTGTCAGAGGTGGTCGGATTCTTCGTCAACACCGTGCCGATCCGGGCACGGATCCCAGCCGAACTGACCTTCGCCGATCTCGTAGCCGCTGTCGATGAGAGCGTCCGCTCATCCGAGCCACATCACGGTGTGCCGCTGGAGGACATCGTCGCAGCGGTCGCGCCGCGACGGGATCCGCGGTACAACCCGCTGTTCCAGGTGCTGTTCTCGTGGAACGAGGACCCTGGGCTGCGCGAACTAGGCGGTCGGCCGGTCAGCCCGCGCCGACCGGCGTTGCCTATCGCGAAGTTCGACCTGTCCCTAGCGCTGGCCGCAGACAACGAGGGTGTCCTCGCGACATTCGAATTCCGCACCCAGCTGCTGAGCACCCCGACAGTGTCGTGGTGGTCGAAGGCTTTTCTCACGCTCCTCGGAGACCTGGTTGCCGCCCCACAGCAGCGCATCGGTGTGGCCCGGCTGCTCGCAGGCGCGTCCGAGCGGGAAGTCGTGGCGCTGGGAACCGGACCTGTGATCGAAGTTCCCGACGTCGCGGTGCACCGGCTGTTCGAACAATCAGCGCGCCGATTCCCGGAGCAGACCGCAGTGTGGCACCAAAGGGCATCACTCACTTATCGTGATTTGGATGAGCGGGCGAACCAGCTTGCAGCAACCTTGCTCGCCCGCGGACTCGGGCCTGGAGCATGGGTCGGAATCTGCGTCGAGCGGTCGATCGACATGTGCGTCGCAGCGCTGGGCGTGCTCAAGGCAGGTGCCGCATACGTTCCGCTCGATCCGTCTTACCCCTCGGCCCGGCTGGAATTCATGTCGACCGACTCGGGATGCACCCATGTACTCGTCTCTGAGCAGACCGCCGCACGCCTGACGGCGTCGCCGGCGCAGCTCCTGCCGGTCACCGATCTCACGCGCACCGTACGCGACTGCCACGGTGGCGCCGAAGCAGACGACCCGGCGTACCTCATCTATACCTCGGGTTCCACCGGAACACCGAAAGGCGTCGTGGTCACCCATCGCAGTGTGACCAACCTGGCCATCGGCCAAGGCCCCGTGTTCGGACTGACGGCGACAGACCGAGTACTGCAATTCGCGTCACTGAGCTTCGACGTGTCCGTCGCAGAAATGTGGCTTACCTGGGCCGCCGGCGCCACCCTCGTGCTGCTCGACGAGCACCAAAGGCTCGGGGCATCGCTCGCGGAACACCTTCGCACCGCTGAGGCCTCCGTCCTGATCGCACCGCCCACCGCGCTGTCGTCTCTCGATCCGGCGGCCCATCCTGAGCTGCGGCTGGTGATCACGACCGGAGAACCGTGCCCGCCCTCGCTGGTCCAGCCGTGGGCGAGCGGACGCCGGTTCGTCAACGCCTACGGGCCTACCGAAACGACAGTCTGGGCATCCACGATGGACCTGACGCCGGACGACCGGCCACTGATCGGCCGGGCACTGCCCAACACGCGGATCCATGTTCTCGACAGTCGCTTGCGGTCTGTGCCGCCAGGGGTTTCCGGTGAAGTGTTCATCGGAGGCACCGGAGTGGCACGCGGATACCACGATCGCCCCGTGCTCACCGCCGAACGCTTCGTGGACAGCCCAGACGGCGCCGGGCGCCTCTACCGCACCGGTGACATCGGCAAACTACTGGCCGACGGCACGATCCAGCTTGCGGGACGGTGTGACGACCAGGTCAAGCTGCACGGCTTCCGGATCGAACTGGGCGAGATCGAGCACGTCGTGGCAATGCATCCCGCAGTACGGCGCGCGGTGGCCTGCGTCGAATACGCGAGCGAACCACGGCTGGTGGTCCACATAGTCACCGACAACGCCGAGGTACCGTCGAAGTTGCGCGATTGGCTTACCGACCGCGTGCCCGCACACCTGGTGCCCTCGGCCATCGCGAGCCTGCCCGAGGTGCCACTGACCCCAGCAGGAAAGATCGACCGCTCGGCGCTGCCCGAGATCGCCCCAGAGCGGCCAGCGCTGGGCACCGGTTATGTCGCGCCTAGCACCCAGTTGGAGGAGCAACTCGCCGCAATCTGGTCAAGCGTGCTCAGCGTCGACCGCGTCGGCGTGTACGACAACTTCTTCGACCTCGGCGGCAACTCCCTCCTGCTGTTGCGAGTACATGAGAAAACGGTCGCCTTGCATCCCGAATTGCGGATTACCGACCTTTTCCAACACCCGACCGTGGCCGCGCTGGCGCGTGGACTCACCGACACCATCCGCCCCGTCACTGCAGATGCTGGCCGCGACCGCCGGGCCGCAGCTCTGAACCGCAGGCGCGGAGCACGATCATGGACATAG
- a CDS encoding non-ribosomal peptide synthetase, with the protein MVAVFDRAVRRTPDAPAVCFGETELSYMDLNRRANRLAHQLVARGAKAGARVGIRLEQSIELCVTMLAVLKTGAAYVPLDPAYPESRLELMIHDAGCELVIGGQDGFEMEPDGPETGLPVQVSPTDTAYVIYTSGSTGTPKGVAVTHRGVANLVAAQARVLALGTGDRVLQFASPSFDASVEEFWSAWGAGACCVLKQPGVDTSVRALFDFLVHARVSVVDLPTAFWATLVEARLPWPSRVHTVIIGGELCPEPAVRAWHEQRPKARLINTYGPTETTVTATMGVLMPPDGGDVIGRPLGNVHAYVLRDDTLVPLGSVGELYLAGAGVANGYLGRPGLTAASFVPDPFTGATMYRTGDLVRMRADGSLVFCGRIDDQVKVRGFRIEPGEIEAVLCGHESVSRAVVAVLGTSQNARLVAYMNGEVPAGLRAWVATRLPGYLVPSMFVGIPEFPLTRSGKLDRAALPDPTDIPPACGVDRVPPRTPLERELASIWAELLGATDVGIHDDFFDLGGTSLQAIRAATALEKRTGVAVPFAEIFAHPTIAELTTAASADPAAPIRPVRGNVVPATSAQVGLWYLAQVEEMGAAYSIVDCLVFGRDIDVDRLEECLSDLVARHAALRTTFARTDGQLVQRVHADLPPEIVRITTGPERLSSAIRLEAARVFNLEKGPLVRGIVADLPDGRHALALVVHHIVADGMSMAVLFRELSARERGEDLPPTRVQYPDYATWHHNRKDVPEYAEALRYWTDLLANAPRVLELPWDRPRPPRQSAHGDTYRLRLSAEVADRVRALAKAHHTTPFTVYFAAYQLLLSRLSGVTDLVIGLPVTGRAMPELADVVGLFVNTLPVRAFVLPEQGFADLLGNVADAVAEARPHQEVSLDTIVSVVAPPRDPAHHPLFQVAFSWNEALAPERLEDFAAERVALDFGQAKFDLTLALSAEGTDVRVEFEFRTALLDRTTVASWAGVFVTLLAQVVESPNRLTRDFALLSDTAVADVLALGEGPVVPRTASTLPEVFEHSAGRRPDAPALAFGDQELSYRDLDERAEEFARYLHESGIARERLIGLHLGRSVQTYVAVLGVLKAGCAYLPLDPDYPPSRLEFMLTDSGCRVVFTDSDFAAAEGIRVHRLTGTETGVAAPHPRPGPSDVAYCIYTSGSTGTPKGVVIGHQAAANLAQGGHPDFRVDEQDRVLQFASLSFDASVAEMWLAWGAGACLTGIDATQRTGALLQNAIDRAGVTMAVFPPSVLTQLDPSSVPTLSTVFTAGEPCPRGIVERWAPERRFVNAYGPTEATVCVTAAQLQPGDDVVVGRPLPNVGIRVLDDNLHVLPPGVPGEVFVTGTGVAEGYLGRPDLTTHCFPPDPRAPKSHLYRTGDIGRLRANGTLQLAGRADDQVKLNGFRIELGEIEAVLGTHPDVRQAVASVAKIRDRPRLVAHILTDNPNILPVLRAWLAQRVPGQLVPAVFVSIDHIPLSPAGKVDRTALPAPDIARPDLVGGYRAPESKLERRIAEVWADVLHLDRVGVDDVFFELGGDSLLLVVLAERLAAEGLPASLMSLYLYPTVAGLASAVAEAGTDE; encoded by the coding sequence ATGGTTGCGGTGTTTGATCGCGCTGTCCGGCGGACTCCCGACGCGCCTGCGGTGTGTTTTGGCGAAACTGAATTATCTTATATGGATTTGAATCGTCGAGCGAATAGGCTGGCACACCAGCTCGTCGCTCGTGGTGCCAAGGCGGGCGCCCGGGTCGGCATCCGGTTGGAGCAGTCGATCGAGCTGTGCGTGACGATGCTCGCGGTACTCAAGACCGGTGCTGCGTACGTCCCGCTCGATCCGGCCTACCCCGAGTCCCGTCTCGAACTCATGATCCACGACGCTGGATGCGAGCTCGTCATCGGTGGTCAGGATGGATTCGAGATGGAACCGGACGGTCCCGAGACCGGGCTACCGGTGCAGGTCAGTCCGACTGACACCGCATATGTGATCTACACCTCCGGCTCGACCGGCACACCGAAGGGAGTGGCGGTAACGCACCGTGGGGTAGCCAACTTGGTGGCAGCACAGGCACGTGTGCTAGCGCTGGGCACGGGCGATCGCGTGCTGCAGTTCGCGTCGCCGAGCTTCGACGCATCGGTGGAGGAGTTCTGGAGCGCATGGGGAGCCGGGGCGTGCTGTGTCCTGAAGCAGCCGGGCGTCGATACCTCGGTGCGCGCGCTGTTCGATTTCCTGGTCCACGCCAGGGTTTCCGTGGTGGATCTGCCCACTGCGTTCTGGGCGACCCTAGTAGAAGCTCGGTTGCCGTGGCCATCGAGAGTGCACACGGTGATCATCGGCGGGGAGCTCTGCCCGGAGCCCGCCGTACGTGCCTGGCACGAGCAACGCCCCAAAGCGCGGCTGATCAACACCTACGGACCGACCGAGACGACAGTTACCGCCACCATGGGAGTTCTCATGCCGCCCGACGGCGGCGACGTGATCGGGCGACCGTTGGGGAACGTGCATGCATACGTGCTGCGTGACGACACGCTGGTCCCGCTGGGTTCGGTCGGTGAGCTGTACCTGGCCGGAGCGGGTGTCGCGAACGGCTATCTCGGTCGCCCTGGGCTCACGGCTGCGAGCTTCGTTCCGGATCCGTTCACCGGCGCCACGATGTATCGCACCGGTGACCTGGTGCGCATGCGCGCCGACGGGTCCCTGGTGTTCTGTGGTCGGATCGACGACCAGGTAAAGGTTCGCGGCTTCCGGATCGAACCTGGCGAGATCGAGGCTGTCCTTTGCGGACACGAGTCGGTGTCGCGTGCGGTGGTCGCGGTCCTCGGCACGAGCCAGAACGCGCGGCTGGTGGCCTACATGAACGGTGAAGTCCCCGCAGGGCTACGCGCGTGGGTCGCGACCCGGCTACCCGGGTACCTGGTGCCGTCGATGTTCGTCGGGATTCCCGAATTCCCGCTCACGCGAAGCGGCAAGCTCGACCGGGCGGCCCTGCCAGATCCCACCGACATCCCTCCGGCCTGCGGTGTCGACCGGGTTCCTCCGCGGACCCCGCTGGAGCGAGAGCTGGCCAGCATCTGGGCAGAGCTGCTCGGCGCGACCGATGTCGGTATCCACGATGACTTCTTTGATTTGGGCGGCACTTCGCTGCAGGCGATCAGAGCGGCGACGGCACTGGAAAAGCGGACCGGTGTCGCGGTGCCCTTTGCCGAAATCTTCGCCCATCCGACCATCGCGGAGCTGACCACGGCGGCTTCGGCCGATCCGGCTGCGCCGATCCGGCCCGTCCGCGGCAACGTCGTCCCCGCGACTTCGGCGCAGGTCGGGCTTTGGTACCTCGCTCAGGTAGAGGAAATGGGCGCCGCCTACTCGATCGTGGACTGCCTGGTGTTCGGCAGGGATATTGATGTCGACCGCCTCGAGGAGTGCCTGAGTGACCTAGTCGCGCGGCACGCGGCGCTGCGTACGACGTTCGCCCGCACCGATGGCCAGCTCGTCCAACGTGTGCACGCCGACCTGCCGCCGGAGATCGTGCGGATCACTACTGGGCCTGAGCGGTTGTCATCCGCGATCCGCCTCGAAGCAGCTCGCGTGTTCAACCTGGAGAAGGGCCCGCTGGTTCGAGGGATCGTCGCCGACTTGCCGGATGGCCGGCATGCGCTGGCGTTGGTGGTACACCACATCGTCGCAGACGGTATGTCTATGGCAGTGCTGTTCAGAGAGCTCTCGGCACGAGAACGGGGCGAAGACCTGCCGCCGACGCGGGTACAGTACCCCGATTACGCCACCTGGCATCACAACCGCAAGGATGTTCCAGAATACGCTGAGGCACTGCGCTATTGGACCGATCTGTTGGCGAATGCGCCGCGAGTGCTGGAACTACCCTGGGACCGACCACGACCACCGCGACAGAGCGCACACGGCGATACCTATCGGCTGCGACTCAGCGCCGAGGTCGCTGATCGGGTTCGCGCGCTGGCGAAAGCGCACCACACCACGCCGTTCACCGTCTACTTCGCCGCCTACCAACTGCTGCTGTCACGACTCAGCGGCGTGACGGATCTAGTGATCGGGCTTCCTGTGACCGGCCGCGCCATGCCCGAACTGGCGGACGTTGTGGGCCTGTTTGTGAACACCCTGCCGGTGCGAGCGTTCGTGTTACCGGAGCAGGGGTTCGCCGACTTGCTGGGCAACGTCGCGGATGCAGTCGCTGAGGCGCGCCCGCATCAAGAGGTCTCACTCGACACGATCGTTTCGGTGGTGGCTCCACCGCGTGACCCGGCACACCATCCGCTGTTCCAGGTCGCATTCTCCTGGAATGAAGCTTTGGCGCCGGAACGACTCGAAGACTTCGCCGCAGAACGAGTCGCGCTGGACTTCGGGCAGGCCAAATTCGACCTCACCCTGGCGCTGAGTGCGGAGGGCACCGACGTACGAGTGGAGTTCGAGTTCCGCACCGCCCTGCTCGATCGCACCACGGTGGCAAGCTGGGCGGGCGTCTTCGTCACCCTGCTGGCCCAGGTCGTCGAGTCCCCAAACCGGCTGACCCGGGACTTCGCGCTGCTGTCGGATACCGCGGTTGCCGACGTCCTCGCCCTTGGCGAGGGGCCGGTTGTGCCGCGGACGGCGTCGACCCTGCCGGAGGTGTTCGAGCACTCCGCTGGCCGACGGCCGGATGCGCCTGCGCTGGCCTTCGGCGACCAGGAACTGTCGTATCGAGACTTGGACGAGCGGGCCGAGGAATTCGCACGTTACCTGCATGAAAGTGGGATCGCGCGAGAACGCCTGATCGGGTTGCATCTCGGTCGATCGGTACAGACATATGTCGCGGTGCTGGGTGTGCTCAAGGCTGGATGCGCGTACCTGCCGCTGGATCCGGACTACCCGCCTTCCCGGCTGGAGTTCATGCTCACCGACTCCGGTTGCCGCGTGGTGTTCACCGACTCGGACTTCGCCGCGGCGGAAGGTATTCGAGTGCATCGGCTCACGGGTACCGAAACCGGCGTGGCCGCCCCGCATCCCCGCCCAGGTCCGTCGGATGTCGCGTATTGCATCTACACCTCGGGATCTACCGGGACCCCGAAAGGAGTCGTGATCGGCCATCAGGCCGCGGCCAACCTGGCCCAGGGTGGGCATCCGGACTTTCGGGTCGATGAGCAGGATCGGGTGCTTCAGTTCGCGTCTCTCAGCTTCGATGCCTCGGTTGCGGAGATGTGGCTGGCCTGGGGCGCGGGCGCATGCCTGACGGGTATCGACGCCACCCAGCGCACCGGAGCGCTGCTGCAGAATGCGATCGATCGAGCCGGGGTGACAATGGCCGTGTTCCCGCCTTCAGTGCTCACGCAGCTCGATCCCTCGAGTGTTCCGACCTTGTCGACCGTGTTCACCGCCGGGGAACCGTGCCCACGCGGGATCGTCGAACGGTGGGCACCAGAGCGCCGTTTCGTCAACGCCTACGGCCCCACCGAAGCAACGGTTTGCGTCACCGCGGCACAGTTGCAGCCTGGAGATGACGTCGTGGTCGGGCGCCCGCTACCGAATGTCGGCATTCGCGTGCTGGACGACAACCTCCACGTTCTGCCGCCCGGAGTACCCGGCGAAGTCTTCGTGACCGGCACCGGTGTCGCCGAGGGCTACCTCGGCCGACCGGACCTCACCACGCACTGTTTCCCCCCTGATCCCCGTGCACCGAAGAGCCATCTTTACCGCACCGGCGACATCGGCCGACTGCGCGCGAACGGCACGCTTCAGCTGGCCGGTCGGGCAGACGACCAAGTCAAACTCAATGGATTCCGCATCGAGCTCGGTGAGATCGAGGCCGTCCTGGGCACTCATCCGGACGTTCGCCAGGCAGTCGCCTCGGTCGCGAAGATACGTGACCGACCACGACTGGTCGCGCACATCCTGACAGACAACCCGAACATCCTGCCCGTGTTGCGGGCCTGGCTGGCGCAGCGCGTTCCTGGGCAGCTCGTGCCCGCTGTGTTCGTCTCGATCGACCACATCCCGCTCAGTCCCGCGGGTAAGGTCGACCGCACCGCCCTGCCCGCGCCGGATATCGCACGCCCGGATCTCGTCGGCGGCTACCGCGCCCCGGAATCCAAGCTCGAACGGCGGATTGCCGAGGTGTGGGCAGACGTGCTGCATCTCGACCGGGTCGGTGTCGACGACGTCTTTTTTGAACTTGGCGGTGATTCGTTGCTGCTCGTTGTGCTTGCCGAACGGCTCGCCGCCGAGGGGCTACCAGCTTCGCTGATGTCGCTGTATCTGTATCCGACCGTCGCCGGACTGGCCAGCGCCGTAGCAGAGGCAGGTACGGATGAGTGA
- a CDS encoding MupA/Atu3671 family FMN-dependent luciferase-like monooxygenase produces MKLSVSFFGSGQEPASPQRRYQNVLGLAEHADELGLHTLWVPERHFQDFGDLFPNPAVLAGALVSRTQRIRIHAGSIVLPLHDLIRVLEDWSILDTLSGGRIGVSVGTGWHPLDFVIRPSAFAERRNITTIGLGLLRSGWREGRIRASDPQGEQREVRIRPDRIQPELPLWLTTSGRRATWLSAGELGVSVLASTIGQTPESLAANIAAYRAAHHRHHPDGTPWVTLSVHTYLSDDRNEVRAKVETPMKTYLDSFVTQSASSERSGPADLSGSERAALLDFAFERYWSSLSMLGTPETCTATIKELDALGCDEVACLVDFGPSLPEMSRTLTLLTQTTRER; encoded by the coding sequence ATGAAGCTCAGTGTGTCTTTTTTCGGCAGCGGTCAGGAGCCTGCGTCGCCGCAGCGGCGCTATCAGAATGTGTTGGGGCTGGCGGAACATGCCGATGAGCTCGGCCTGCACACGCTTTGGGTGCCAGAACGGCACTTCCAGGACTTCGGTGATCTTTTTCCGAATCCCGCGGTTCTGGCCGGGGCTCTCGTCTCCAGAACCCAGCGGATCCGGATCCACGCCGGCAGCATCGTGCTGCCGCTGCATGACCTGATCCGAGTGCTTGAGGACTGGTCGATACTCGACACCCTTTCCGGCGGACGGATCGGCGTATCGGTCGGCACCGGATGGCACCCTCTGGACTTCGTCATCCGCCCGAGCGCCTTCGCCGAGCGCCGCAATATCACCACGATCGGACTCGGGTTGCTGCGTTCGGGCTGGCGCGAAGGCCGGATACGGGCGAGCGATCCGCAGGGCGAGCAACGCGAGGTCCGGATCCGCCCCGACCGGATCCAGCCTGAGCTGCCGTTGTGGCTGACCACCTCCGGCCGCCGGGCAACCTGGCTTTCGGCCGGAGAACTGGGCGTGTCCGTGCTGGCATCGACGATCGGGCAGACCCCGGAGAGCCTCGCCGCCAACATCGCCGCCTATCGGGCTGCCCATCACCGGCATCACCCGGACGGTACGCCGTGGGTGACGCTCTCGGTGCACACCTACCTGAGCGACGATCGCAACGAAGTGCGCGCGAAAGTCGAAACGCCGATGAAGACCTACCTCGATTCGTTCGTCACCCAGTCGGCTAGTTCCGAGCGGTCGGGCCCGGCCGACCTCTCAGGGTCTGAACGTGCGGCACTGCTGGATTTCGCATTCGAGCGCTACTGGTCGTCGTTGTCGATGCTGGGCACGCCGGAAACCTGCACGGCGACGATCAAGGAGCTCGACGCACTCGGCTGCGACGAAGTCGCCTGCTTGGTCGACTTCGGTCCGTCGTTGCCCGAGATGTCTCGCACACTGACGTTGCTGACGCAGACCACGAGGGAGCGCTGA